In Lewinellaceae bacterium, a single window of DNA contains:
- a CDS encoding response regulator transcription factor, which yields MRILLVEDETPIANFIRDGLREEGFAVDVADNGRTGLEMALGYLEEYDLFLLDWMLPGVSGIEICRQIRKEKAQTPIIFLTAKDTVDDAVFGLEAGANDYIRKPFAFEELLARIRVLLRSKEGDQHVFSYGDIEMDIEAYRVAKGGNPVELTQKEFALLEYLLRNKGKVCRRTRIIEKVWDINFEHDTSVIDVYINFLRKKLDQPGAPSFIETIRGVGYRVNEEA from the coding sequence ATGAGAATACTGCTAGTGGAGGACGAAACGCCCATCGCCAATTTTATCCGGGACGGCCTGAGAGAAGAGGGTTTCGCCGTCGATGTGGCCGATAATGGCAGGACCGGCCTGGAGATGGCATTGGGCTACCTGGAAGAATATGACCTTTTTCTTCTGGACTGGATGTTGCCGGGCGTGAGTGGAATCGAGATATGCCGACAGATACGAAAAGAAAAAGCCCAAACTCCCATCATCTTTCTGACAGCAAAAGATACGGTTGATGACGCTGTTTTTGGACTGGAAGCCGGTGCCAACGACTATATTCGGAAGCCATTTGCTTTTGAAGAACTGCTCGCCCGCATCCGTGTGCTATTGCGCAGTAAGGAAGGAGATCAGCACGTCTTTTCCTACGGCGATATCGAAATGGATATCGAAGCCTACCGCGTGGCCAAAGGCGGTAATCCGGTAGAACTGACCCAAAAGGAATTTGCGCTGCTGGAATACCTGCTCCGCAATAAAGGTAAAGTATGCCGCCGCACCCGCATCATTGAAAAAGTCTGGGATATCAACTTCGAGCACGACACCTCAGTGATCGATGTGTACATTAATTTTCTACGCAAAAAGCTGGACCAGCCCGGAGCGCCTTCCTTTATAGAAACCATTCGCGGCGTAGGGTACCGGGTAAATGAGGAAGCATGA
- a CDS encoding RNA polymerase sigma factor produces MTIALPLEYDEKSLITACVRQERWAQKVLYEEHYSRMMGVCLRYSKDQEEALDILHEGFIKVFKNIKKYQPGTSLSAWIRRIMVNTAIDSYRKAIRRRTEDIEQAYDLSTTDADAISQCTEKEILDAVQQLSPAYRAVFNLYVIEGYSHREIAEMLDITESTSRSNLVKARSKLQALLSSRSYGYGEEDESDRPNP; encoded by the coding sequence ATGACCATCGCTTTGCCTTTAGAATACGACGAAAAAAGCTTGATCACGGCATGCGTTCGCCAAGAACGCTGGGCCCAAAAGGTGCTGTATGAAGAACACTACAGCCGGATGATGGGCGTTTGCCTACGCTATTCCAAGGATCAGGAAGAAGCGCTGGACATTCTGCACGAGGGCTTCATCAAAGTATTCAAAAACATCAAAAAATATCAGCCGGGAACGTCACTTTCGGCGTGGATACGGCGTATAATGGTAAATACGGCCATTGATTCTTATCGAAAGGCTATTCGCAGGCGGACGGAGGACATCGAACAAGCTTATGACCTGAGCACTACTGACGCCGACGCCATCAGCCAGTGCACTGAAAAAGAAATCCTGGACGCCGTCCAGCAATTGTCACCCGCTTATCGCGCGGTATTCAACCTCTATGTCATCGAAGGCTATTCCCACCGGGAAATTGCCGAGATGCTGGATATTACCGAGAGCACTTCCCGGTCTAACCTGGTGAAGGCGCGCTCTAAACTACAAGCTTTATTGAGCTCGAGATCATACGGTTATGGCGAAGAAGATGAATCCGATAGACCGAATCCTTAA
- a CDS encoding cation-translocating P-type ATPase has protein sequence MTKEKNNLAYQGLNPQEVASRQKRFGKNALYTGRARHIFRMLWDVAREPMFLILIAVCSIYFFLGNIYEGQIMLFAMAMVVIVSIYQEVRSANAIKSLKKYTQSSVLLIREGEEVRLPAAELVPDDIVILSEGETVPADAIVLRQNDFSVDESIMTGESMPVFRDAGAGILQGTLVASGLCTARVTKTGTQTELARLGKRMEGITQEKSLLQKQVSAFVQRMALVGLLAFLLVFGINYLSTFDLVVSLLFGLVMTMSLIPEEIPVAFSSFMAIGAYRMSKIGLLVKQPITVESLGSASVICLDKTGTITENRMSLAAVYDFEKDKLIEVAGLSQYPDNPVLAYAMWASEPMPFDPMEKALHQAYRQNAAADAREQYQMVHEYPLEGRPPMMTHIWQRGEERIIAAKGAVERILAHSPMPEGGKAKVEGITHELAAKGFRVLGVARALVAPAAFPERQDDFEWQFLGLAALYDPPKKGIREVFSQFYQAGIQVKMITGDYAATALTIAGESGLRHNGQYLLGEAVMNMPGEKLREAVDTVNIFARMFPEAKFKVVEALKANGQIVAMTGDGVNDGPALKAAHIGVAMGDRGTDIAKKAAALVITDDKLEKMAEAIANGRKIYHNLKKAIRYIISIHIPIILVVLMPLVLNWEYRNIFSPVHIIFLEMIMGPTCSIFFENEPMETGVMSQKPRDPSASLFSWRELSGSILQGLIIACGVLGAYYWAMASGMDEASTRTMAFITLIISNIFLTLVNRSFRETIFTTIRYPNNLLPLMLGASLLLLAALQFVPVVRTTFHLSQLTPHLWAICALIAFLTVFWFEGYKLAATSKAATNA, from the coding sequence ATGACGAAAGAAAAGAACAACCTGGCTTATCAGGGACTTAACCCACAGGAAGTAGCCAGCCGTCAGAAACGCTTCGGAAAGAACGCCCTCTACACCGGGCGCGCCCGCCACATCTTCCGGATGCTGTGGGATGTGGCCCGCGAACCCATGTTTCTCATTCTGATAGCCGTATGCAGCATCTACTTCTTCCTCGGCAACATTTATGAAGGCCAGATCATGCTCTTCGCCATGGCCATGGTCGTTATCGTCTCCATTTATCAGGAGGTGCGCAGCGCCAATGCCATAAAAAGCCTGAAGAAATATACCCAAAGCAGCGTTCTCCTGATACGGGAGGGTGAGGAAGTGCGGTTGCCGGCTGCAGAACTGGTGCCGGATGACATCGTGATCCTTTCGGAGGGCGAGACGGTTCCTGCCGACGCCATAGTGCTCCGGCAGAACGATTTCTCGGTTGACGAGTCCATTATGACCGGAGAGTCGATGCCGGTTTTCCGGGATGCCGGCGCGGGCATCCTTCAGGGCACCCTTGTTGCCTCCGGCCTATGTACTGCCCGGGTAACTAAAACCGGCACGCAGACTGAACTGGCCAGGCTGGGAAAGCGCATGGAGGGCATCACCCAGGAAAAGTCGCTCCTGCAAAAGCAGGTGAGCGCTTTTGTGCAGCGGATGGCGCTGGTGGGCTTGCTGGCCTTTCTGCTGGTCTTTGGCATCAACTACCTGTCGACCTTCGACCTGGTGGTCAGCCTGCTCTTCGGGCTGGTTATGACCATGTCGCTTATCCCCGAGGAGATTCCGGTTGCCTTTTCTTCCTTCATGGCCATCGGCGCTTACCGGATGAGCAAGATCGGCCTGTTGGTCAAACAACCCATTACGGTGGAAAGCCTGGGTTCCGCCAGCGTCATTTGTTTGGACAAAACGGGCACGATCACTGAGAACAGGATGTCATTGGCGGCAGTCTACGACTTTGAAAAGGATAAACTCATCGAAGTGGCTGGCCTGAGCCAATACCCGGACAATCCAGTACTTGCTTATGCTATGTGGGCCAGCGAACCGATGCCCTTCGACCCCATGGAGAAAGCGCTGCACCAGGCCTACCGGCAAAATGCCGCCGCTGACGCCCGCGAACAATACCAGATGGTGCACGAGTATCCGCTGGAAGGCCGGCCGCCCATGATGACCCACATCTGGCAAAGGGGCGAAGAACGGATCATTGCCGCCAAAGGCGCGGTAGAAAGGATACTCGCCCATTCGCCCATGCCGGAAGGCGGGAAAGCAAAGGTGGAAGGCATTACGCACGAACTGGCGGCCAAAGGGTTCCGGGTGCTGGGGGTAGCCCGGGCATTGGTTGCCCCGGCTGCTTTTCCGGAACGGCAGGACGATTTCGAGTGGCAGTTCCTGGGCCTGGCTGCCCTTTACGACCCACCAAAGAAGGGTATCCGGGAAGTGTTCAGCCAGTTTTACCAGGCGGGCATACAGGTGAAGATGATCACTGGCGACTACGCCGCGACAGCCCTGACCATTGCCGGAGAAAGTGGCCTCCGCCACAATGGGCAGTACCTTTTGGGCGAGGCAGTGATGAATATGCCTGGGGAAAAACTGCGGGAAGCAGTAGATACCGTCAATATTTTCGCCCGCATGTTTCCCGAAGCTAAGTTCAAAGTGGTGGAAGCCCTGAAGGCCAACGGCCAGATAGTGGCCATGACCGGCGATGGCGTCAATGACGGCCCCGCCCTCAAAGCCGCCCACATCGGAGTGGCCATGGGGGACCGCGGGACAGATATCGCCAAAAAAGCCGCCGCCCTGGTTATCACTGATGACAAACTGGAAAAGATGGCTGAGGCCATCGCCAACGGGCGCAAAATCTATCACAACCTAAAAAAGGCGATCCGCTATATCATTTCCATCCACATCCCCATCATCCTCGTCGTCCTGATGCCATTGGTGCTCAACTGGGAATACCGCAACATCTTTTCCCCGGTGCACATTATCTTCCTGGAGATGATCATGGGCCCAACCTGCTCTATTTTCTTTGAGAACGAACCGATGGAAACCGGCGTAATGAGCCAAAAGCCGCGCGATCCTTCCGCCAGCCTGTTTTCCTGGCGGGAGCTTTCGGGCAGCATCCTGCAGGGGCTGATCATCGCCTGCGGCGTGTTGGGCGCCTATTACTGGGCTATGGCATCCGGCATGGATGAAGCTTCCACCCGGACAATGGCTTTCATCACCCTGATCATCAGCAATATATTCCTAACCCTGGTAAACCGATCTTTCCGGGAGACGATCTTTACCACTATCCGCTACCCAAACAACCTATTGCCTTTGATGCTGGGGGCTTCCCTGCTGCTGTTGGCGGCCCTGCAGTTCGTGCCTGTGGTGCGAACTACCTTTCATCTGTCGCAGCTTACCCCTCACCTGTGGGCTATCTGTGCCTTAATCGCTTTCCTGACGGTATTCTGGTTCGAAGGGTATAAGCTGGCGGCAACCAGCAAGGCGGCAACCAACGCTTGA
- a CDS encoding HAMP domain-containing histidine kinase — protein MKLTFQNRIALFNTLAAAAATLLVFLVVYAVVYFTAYHHLDEDIRQEQEEIFSNLLWRGDSIVINRMPEWEEQEHQQVEVNPTFLQITDTQGNLRFRSANLQKDFFLFIPGLEKEAFLNSSLNGQRVRLGHFPIINATGKNTGQLVVGVSMEESAVVLNNLRITLLIAFPFLLLVLYLATSVAAAKGIAPVHQIIKTASGIGDANVHTRLPMPEHKDELFQLAATINALLNRIESRIKREKQFTADASHELRTPLAAIRGTLEVLARRPREPAHYEEKIAEVIREVDRMNRILSQLLQLSRLEAGQAAFSQEPINLLRLVQELMPQWQPELDRKQIEVIANIPPEAGLTADPSSLRLMADNLAANAIKYGRRHGRINISWRPEERALSIADDGPGIAAEHLPFLFDRFYRADASRNSRIPGTGLGLSIVKKLADLQGIRIELSSSEGEGTTITLFFP, from the coding sequence ATGAAGCTGACATTTCAAAACCGGATCGCCCTTTTCAATACCCTGGCAGCCGCTGCCGCCACCCTGCTGGTCTTCCTGGTGGTGTATGCCGTTGTTTACTTTACGGCCTATCATCACCTCGACGAGGATATCCGGCAGGAACAGGAAGAAATTTTTTCCAACCTCCTGTGGAGAGGCGACTCGATCGTGATCAACCGGATGCCGGAATGGGAAGAGCAGGAACACCAGCAGGTGGAGGTCAACCCCACCTTCCTGCAAATTACCGATACACAGGGCAACCTGCGCTTTCGTTCCGCCAACCTGCAAAAAGACTTTTTTCTTTTCATCCCCGGCCTGGAAAAAGAGGCCTTCCTCAACAGCAGCCTCAACGGGCAGCGGGTCCGGTTGGGCCATTTCCCTATCATTAACGCAACTGGTAAAAATACCGGGCAGCTGGTTGTAGGCGTATCTATGGAAGAATCGGCGGTGGTGCTCAACAACCTGCGCATTACCCTGCTCATTGCTTTCCCTTTCCTGCTCCTGGTGCTCTATCTGGCCACTTCGGTCGCGGCGGCCAAGGGCATTGCGCCGGTGCACCAGATCATAAAAACCGCCTCCGGCATCGGCGATGCGAATGTTCACACCCGCTTGCCTATGCCGGAACACAAAGACGAACTATTTCAACTGGCCGCCACCATTAATGCGTTGTTGAACCGGATCGAAAGCCGCATCAAACGCGAAAAACAATTTACAGCCGACGCTTCCCACGAGCTGCGCACCCCGCTGGCCGCCATCCGGGGCACCCTGGAGGTGCTCGCCCGCCGGCCACGCGAGCCGGCGCATTACGAAGAAAAGATCGCCGAAGTCATCCGGGAAGTAGACCGCATGAACCGGATACTGAGCCAACTACTTCAACTCTCCCGCCTGGAGGCAGGCCAGGCGGCCTTCAGCCAGGAGCCCATCAATCTGCTGCGCCTGGTTCAGGAACTGATGCCGCAATGGCAGCCCGAACTGGACCGGAAGCAAATAGAGGTCATTGCCAACATCCCTCCCGAAGCCGGACTGACGGCAGATCCATCTTCCCTCAGGCTGATGGCCGACAACCTGGCCGCCAACGCCATAAAGTACGGCAGGCGCCACGGCCGCATAAACATCAGCTGGCGGCCGGAAGAACGCGCCCTTTCCATTGCCGATGACGGTCCCGGCATTGCCGCCGAGCACCTGCCGTTCCTCTTCGACCGCTTCTACCGCGCCGACGCCTCCCGCAACTCCAGAATACCCGGCACCGGACTGGGGTTGTCTATCGTCAAAAAACTCGCCGACCTGCAGGGTATCCGCATCGAACTGAGCAGCAGCGAAGGAGAAGGAACCACCATTACGTTGTTCTTCCCATAA